From a region of the Euwallacea similis isolate ESF13 chromosome 3, ESF131.1, whole genome shotgun sequence genome:
- the LOC136419784 gene encoding ARL14 effector protein, whose translation MGYDSSDEDYSPGNTGSQRTARKSTASSSPISVYSTRRKAARNASKAISASSSSSSFDKSMESFNPDMSQRERRKISKKFTPPVPKKPTGAVYDEKGIHVATGLNMCDCLNEKCQGCWFECIKCESTKCGPECRVFRKFTTDSIEYHGHDKTVKNPLLLKS comes from the exons atggGGTATGATAGTTCAGATGAAGATTATAGTCCTGGAAATACAGGGAGCCAGAGAACAGCCAGAAAATCTACTGCTTCATCTTCACCCATTTCAGTATATTCAACTCGCAG AAAAGCAGCAAGAAATGCATCAAAAGCCATATCTGCATCCTCAAGTTCATCTTCTTTTGATAAGTCAATGGAATCATTTAATCCAGACATGAGCCAGAGAGAGCGCCGCAAAATAAGTAAGAAGTTTACACCTCCAGTACCAAAAAAACCAACGGGAGCCGTATATGATGAGAA GGGTATACATGTCGCAACAGGATTAAATATGTGTGATTGcctaaatgaaaaatgccaGGGATGCTGGTTTGAGTGTATCAAATGCGAGAGTACCAAATGTGGTCCAGAGTGCAGAGTTTTTCGAAAGTTCACTACAGACTCAATCGAGTATCATGGTCATGACAAAACTGTGAAAAATCCACTACTATTAAAGAGTTAA